Proteins from one Sphingobium herbicidovorans genomic window:
- a CDS encoding NAD-dependent epimerase/dehydratase family protein has translation MTDSRKTIFLTGATGNMGREAVKRIAARNDQLRLRILVRPEEKAHPVVKDVQRRGLAEIVWGDLTDAASIRDGVAGADVVLHVGGLVSPACDSMPPELVTQVNVGGAQNIVDAIHAVGDPRQTRLIYIGTVAETGSRNAPVQWGRTGDPIKISAYDHYAVTKTQAEAIVAQSGITHWASLRQSGMAHYQMWKIFDPIMFHNPINGVFEWSTANDSGRLMAAVCSDDVPDAFWRGFYNIGGGATSRVVNHEFMERTMPTYRKVLKPHWFATRNFHGQWYADSDRLEQLVPFREQSLQDYFQEAPRHMPWIARMIPKLMPGVISKQIEKLANAPEGSLYWFANNDEAKIRAYFGSRAAWEAIPRNWDDFRFTQPSREPTLLDHGYDETRAPEDWRIEDLRAAAEYRGGQCLAASCDGPDVPVEWQSAAGHRFTMTPRLYLRGGHWCPTTMIDPASYDAEATRNPFFAQVWSDAAG, from the coding sequence ATGACGGACAGCCGCAAGACGATTTTTCTGACCGGCGCGACCGGCAACATGGGTCGCGAGGCGGTCAAGCGCATCGCCGCAAGGAATGACCAGCTGCGCCTGCGCATATTGGTGCGGCCAGAGGAAAAGGCGCATCCTGTCGTCAAGGATGTTCAGCGGCGCGGCCTGGCGGAGATCGTCTGGGGTGACTTGACCGACGCGGCGTCCATTCGGGACGGCGTAGCGGGCGCCGACGTCGTTCTGCACGTCGGCGGGCTTGTGTCGCCGGCGTGCGACAGCATGCCTCCTGAACTTGTGACGCAGGTGAATGTCGGCGGCGCGCAGAATATCGTCGATGCCATCCACGCCGTCGGCGATCCCCGGCAAACGCGCCTCATCTACATCGGCACCGTGGCTGAAACAGGCAGCCGGAACGCGCCCGTTCAGTGGGGACGCACCGGCGATCCCATCAAGATCAGCGCCTATGACCATTATGCCGTCACCAAGACGCAGGCCGAGGCGATCGTGGCGCAGAGCGGCATCACCCATTGGGCCTCCCTGCGGCAGAGCGGCATGGCCCATTACCAGATGTGGAAGATTTTCGATCCGATCATGTTCCACAATCCGATCAACGGCGTGTTCGAATGGTCGACGGCCAATGACAGTGGCCGCTTGATGGCGGCGGTGTGCAGCGACGATGTGCCGGACGCTTTCTGGCGCGGTTTCTACAATATCGGGGGTGGCGCGACATCGCGGGTCGTCAATCATGAATTCATGGAAAGGACGATGCCCACCTATCGCAAGGTGCTGAAACCGCACTGGTTTGCAACCCGCAACTTCCATGGCCAATGGTATGCGGATTCCGACCGGCTGGAACAACTGGTGCCCTTCCGCGAACAGTCGCTCCAGGACTATTTCCAGGAAGCGCCCCGGCACATGCCGTGGATCGCGCGGATGATTCCCAAGCTGATGCCGGGCGTCATATCGAAGCAGATCGAAAAGCTCGCCAATGCGCCCGAAGGGTCGCTCTATTGGTTCGCGAACAATGACGAAGCCAAGATCCGCGCCTATTTCGGATCGCGCGCAGCGTGGGAGGCGATTCCGCGCAACTGGGACGATTTCCGTTTCACGCAACCTTCGCGCGAACCCACCCTGCTGGACCACGGCTATGACGAAACCCGCGCGCCGGAGGACTGGCGGATCGAGGATCTGAGGGCCGCTGCCGAATATCGCGGAGGCCAATGCCTTGCCGCGTCCTGCGACGGCCCGGATGTGCCCGTGGAGTGGCAGTCGGCGGCGGGGCATCGCTTCACCATGACGCCGCGCCTGTATCTTCGGGGCGGCCATTGGTGCCCCACCACCATGATCGACCCTGCCAGCTACGACGCAGAGGCCACGCGCAATCCCTTCTTCGCGCAAGTATGGAGCGATGCGGCAGGTTGA
- a CDS encoding alpha-L-rhamnosidase-related protein, which produces MMRGSILIAGSLMLAGSPAAIAQPVASQGWISHAEAGPTARPVVLHFRRTVALSAKPRSYPVRVTADNRFILMVNGSRVAAGPSAGDIDHWREESIDLAPYLKRGRNVIAATVWNGVQPLKLPDNPTPEQISAAQGASLFTNTAPLFQQSVATGFRLIGEGGAAAISTDQPGWRVKRDQGRGFGNGWRQVKRWYYVASNPETIDAAKADFNAAGPQETGQGWQDAVAAPDAAKRTLVPDRLPQQLYTPVAPGKVVRTDLPAARGFPARAITIAPNSKATLLLQRDAMVSAYPQLDVSGGKGATIKLLWAEALYDANFRKGDRDLIEDRKPIGIWDSFVADGEKRSFAPLWWRTWRYAEITVETKDQPLVLEGMRAFETGYPFKQIGRFESEDPQLKQIFDVGWRTARIDAHETYMDTAYWEQLQYVGDTRLQMLISYAVSGDPRLAEQAIDAYAGSNVDGGLIESAWPTRGNNVIAPFALLWVGMLDDWRLRQSDPAPIVRNIGRMRQILDWFETYRRPSGLLGKNPQWNFIDWVGQPATDRTIFPSYGKSGESCLMSVSWLGALQQGAQIETSFGDKDVAQRYAQRAEALKAAVRKHCWAPARGLYADNPDGDRFSQHMNALAILYDVASRDEAGGIIDRIIAPGKGIGAPDGVTQVSYYFAWYLAQALVHAGQADRYVSLLQTWRDLLAMNYTTWPEERDGAGQGGEKQSTRSDSHAWSAHPTADLLGIVAGIGPDAPGYARLKVEPAPGSLKRLSATAATPHGPVSVRYRLSGGTLTAEITRPANLPGDFVWKGKRYPLTRVTTRVKVPAG; this is translated from the coding sequence ATGATGCGTGGCAGTATATTGATAGCCGGATCGTTGATGCTGGCCGGAAGCCCCGCCGCTATCGCGCAACCCGTCGCCAGCCAGGGCTGGATCAGTCATGCCGAAGCGGGGCCGACCGCCCGGCCGGTCGTGCTGCACTTTCGCCGTACAGTCGCCCTGTCCGCCAAACCGCGCAGCTATCCGGTGCGAGTGACTGCGGATAACCGCTTCATTCTGATGGTGAATGGATCGCGCGTTGCGGCCGGGCCATCGGCCGGCGATATCGACCATTGGCGTGAAGAGAGCATCGATCTTGCCCCCTATCTGAAGCGGGGCCGGAATGTCATCGCGGCGACGGTATGGAACGGCGTGCAGCCGCTGAAGCTGCCCGACAATCCGACGCCGGAACAGATTTCGGCGGCGCAGGGTGCTTCATTGTTCACCAATACAGCGCCCCTGTTCCAGCAGAGCGTCGCCACGGGCTTTCGCCTGATCGGCGAGGGTGGAGCGGCGGCGATCTCGACCGATCAGCCCGGCTGGCGCGTCAAGCGCGATCAGGGCCGTGGCTTTGGCAATGGCTGGCGGCAGGTCAAACGCTGGTATTATGTCGCGAGCAATCCCGAGACGATTGATGCAGCGAAAGCGGATTTCAATGCCGCTGGTCCGCAGGAAACGGGGCAAGGCTGGCAGGATGCCGTGGCTGCGCCGGACGCGGCGAAACGGACGCTGGTTCCCGACCGCTTGCCGCAGCAGCTTTACACGCCCGTCGCCCCCGGCAAGGTCGTCCGCACCGATTTGCCCGCCGCCAGGGGCTTTCCCGCGCGTGCGATCACCATCGCCCCGAACAGCAAGGCGACCTTGCTGCTGCAACGGGACGCGATGGTTTCGGCCTATCCGCAGCTGGACGTTTCCGGCGGCAAGGGCGCGACGATCAAGCTGCTGTGGGCCGAAGCGCTTTATGACGCCAATTTCCGCAAGGGCGATCGCGACCTGATCGAGGATCGCAAGCCCATCGGCATCTGGGACAGTTTCGTCGCCGACGGCGAGAAACGCAGCTTCGCGCCCCTGTGGTGGCGGACGTGGCGCTATGCCGAAATAACGGTGGAGACAAAGGATCAGCCGCTGGTGCTGGAAGGGATGCGGGCGTTTGAAACCGGCTATCCCTTCAAGCAGATCGGCAGGTTCGAAAGCGAAGATCCTCAACTGAAACAGATTTTCGATGTGGGTTGGCGCACCGCCCGGATCGATGCCCATGAAACCTACATGGACACAGCCTATTGGGAGCAGCTTCAATATGTCGGCGATACCCGCCTGCAGATGCTGATTTCCTACGCCGTGTCGGGTGACCCGCGCCTGGCCGAGCAGGCGATCGACGCCTATGCCGGATCCAATGTCGATGGCGGCCTGATCGAAAGCGCGTGGCCGACGCGCGGCAACAATGTGATCGCGCCCTTCGCGCTGCTGTGGGTGGGCATGCTGGACGACTGGCGGCTGCGTCAATCCGATCCGGCGCCCATCGTCCGCAATATCGGCAGGATGCGCCAGATACTGGACTGGTTCGAAACCTATCGCCGTCCCAGCGGCCTGTTGGGCAAGAACCCCCAGTGGAATTTCATCGATTGGGTTGGGCAGCCCGCAACCGATCGGACCATTTTTCCCTCCTATGGCAAGTCGGGTGAAAGCTGCCTGATGAGCGTCAGCTGGCTTGGGGCGTTGCAGCAGGGCGCGCAGATCGAGACGTCGTTCGGCGACAAGGACGTCGCGCAGCGCTACGCCCAGCGCGCAGAGGCGTTGAAGGCCGCCGTTCGGAAACACTGCTGGGCGCCTGCGCGTGGGCTTTACGCCGACAATCCCGATGGCGACCGGTTCAGCCAGCATATGAACGCCTTGGCCATCCTCTACGATGTGGCGAGCCGCGATGAAGCTGGCGGGATCATCGATCGGATCATCGCCCCGGGCAAGGGCATCGGCGCGCCCGATGGCGTGACGCAGGTCAGCTATTATTTCGCCTGGTATCTGGCGCAGGCGCTGGTCCATGCGGGTCAGGCCGACCGATATGTCAGCCTGCTCCAGACATGGCGCGACCTGCTGGCGATGAATTACACCACCTGGCCAGAGGAGCGGGACGGCGCTGGGCAGGGCGGGGAAAAGCAATCGACCCGCTCCGACAGCCACGCATGGAGCGCACATCCCACCGCGGACCTGCTGGGCATCGTGGCCGGGATTGGCCCGGACGCACCCGGCTATGCGCGCTTGAAGGTGGAGCCTGCGCCTGGATCGCTCAAGCGCCTGTCGGCTACGGCTGCGACGCCTCACGGGCCGGTCAGCGTTCGTTATCGCCTGTCGGGTGGGACGCTCACCGCGGAAATCACCCGGCCTGCGAACCTGCCGGGCGATTTCGTGTGGAAGGGCAAGCGCTATCCGCTGACGCGGGTGACGACGAGAGTGAAGGTTCCGGCCGGCTGA
- a CDS encoding alpha/beta hydrolase: MLRAAATAIASFALLAMAPPSTISEAGLAPVNPELRPVARAILKAQGKGIQSVPSKPAALPAGVEERHAPGSRGHPSVPLYIVNAGTAEASPRGVIYFIHGGGFVAGDARQNLHALKAMAERLNCVIVTVQYRLAPATRFPGPLEDAYAGLKWLHGNAAALGADPARIVVMGESAGGGLAAMLTIAARDRGEVPVAYQALVYPMLDDRTGSSRPVPPHIGQLIWTAKSNKQGWTALLGREAGAATQPAGSVPARVANLKGLPPTFIGVGSVDLFAEEDIEFARRLVNAGVPTELLVVPGAFHGFQFFAPRAAVSQQFNATLDAALARALASEEK; encoded by the coding sequence ATGCTGCGTGCCGCTGCCACGGCGATCGCGTCGTTTGCCTTGCTTGCCATGGCGCCCCCATCGACCATATCCGAGGCCGGTCTGGCGCCGGTCAACCCGGAGCTGCGGCCAGTGGCGCGCGCCATATTGAAGGCGCAAGGGAAGGGGATCCAATCCGTTCCATCAAAGCCGGCAGCCCTGCCCGCTGGCGTCGAGGAGCGGCACGCGCCCGGATCGCGCGGACATCCGTCAGTTCCACTCTATATAGTGAATGCCGGAACCGCAGAGGCGTCGCCGCGCGGCGTGATCTATTTCATCCATGGCGGCGGCTTTGTCGCCGGGGATGCGCGCCAAAATCTGCACGCGCTCAAGGCGATGGCGGAGCGGCTGAACTGCGTGATCGTGACCGTTCAATATCGCCTTGCACCCGCGACGCGCTTTCCCGGACCGCTGGAGGATGCCTATGCGGGGCTGAAATGGCTGCACGGCAATGCAGCCGCGCTGGGCGCCGACCCCGCCAGGATCGTCGTGATGGGCGAAAGCGCGGGCGGTGGCCTGGCGGCGATGTTGACGATTGCCGCCCGCGATCGCGGTGAAGTTCCCGTCGCCTATCAGGCGCTGGTATATCCGATGCTGGACGACCGCACCGGTTCATCGCGTCCCGTGCCGCCCCATATCGGACAGCTGATCTGGACGGCCAAGTCCAACAAGCAAGGCTGGACGGCGCTGCTGGGCCGTGAAGCTGGCGCAGCGACCCAACCTGCCGGGTCCGTCCCGGCGCGCGTCGCCAACCTGAAGGGACTGCCGCCGACCTTTATCGGTGTTGGGTCCGTCGATCTCTTCGCCGAAGAGGATATCGAATTCGCCCGCCGCCTCGTCAATGCGGGCGTGCCGACCGAGCTTCTGGTCGTCCCCGGCGCTTTTCATGGCTTCCAGTTTTTCGCGCCTCGGGCCGCTGTCTCCCAACAATTCAATGCGACGCTGGACGCCGCGCTGGCCCGCGCTCTTGCGTCGGAGGAAAAATGA